In the Marinitoga sp. 38H-ov genome, CTTGTGTGCATCTGTTTGACCTGCAAATCTTCTTCTTGTACAATGTCTGCAATACATTGAACACATATCAGTAATTAAAAATAATACTCTATCAGGATATCTATGAGTTAAACCAGGAGCTGGTGAATCTTCATCTTCATGTAGTGGATCAACCATATCCCACATATCTTTCACTAATTCCTTTGATGTAGGCACTGCCTGTCTTCTAATTGGACATTTTGGATCATCTGGATCCATTAATGATGCATAATATGGAGTAATTGCCATTCTAAGTGTTTTTAATGCATTTCTAACTCCTTCTTCTTCTTCAGGGGTTAAATTTATAACTTGTTTTAAAGTTTCAACATCAGTAATTCTATTTTTTATTTGCCAATGCCAATCATTCCATTGTTCTTCAGTAACATCTTTCCATAATGGTATTTCAGTATAATGTCTTCTTTTCATATTTACCCTCCATTATATATATAATTTTTCAAATAATTCTCTAATTTCCTTTGACTCTCTTAAAATTTGAAGAGTTAAATCCGCATGTCCTTTGGTATATCCATTTCCTATTATCATATTAATATCTTTACCTACACCCTCAGCTCCTAAAGCGGCTTTTGTAAATGATGTTGCCATTGAGAAGAAATATACTGTCCCTTCATCTCTAGTTATTAAGATTGATGACATTTCTGTATTTGGAACATTTACATTGTTAATTGTTACATCACAGTATTTACCATTAGTTTTTTCTAATACCTTTTCATATATTTCAACAGGCTTTGTAGCATCTGCTACTATTATTTCATGAGCTAAATTCATATCTTTTATTCTTTTTGCATTTTCTTCAGAATATTCTACAACTATAACTTTACCATTTTCTCCAGCATTTTTCATTGCTTGGTATGAACACAATACGCCTGATTTTCCTCCACCACCTATTATACAAACAGTATCTCCTTTTTTAACAAGTTTTGCAACTTGTGCTGGAGCACCTGCAACATCTAATGCTGCTAATGCTAATTTCTCTGGTATATCATCAGGTAATTTTGCATATATTCCTGTTTCAAATAATATAGCTTGACCTTCAATATCAACTTGATCATTTTCTATATTTATCTTTTTTATTTTTTCTATTTTCAAAGGTGTTAAAGATAATGAAACCAATGTAGCAATTTTATCCCCAATTTTTAATGTTTTATCTGGAAAATCCGGCCCAATTTCTTTAACTGTACCTATTAACATCCCACCTGATCCTGTTACAGGGTTTTGCATTTTTCCTCTTTCATTTACTATATCAAGAATCATTTTTTCCATTTTATCTGTGTTATGGTCGCAAGCTTCCTTTATTTGTGTAAAAGAAGCAGAATCTATATTTAAAGTAATAACATCAATTAATATTTCATTTGAATATATTTCCATTGTATTATCTATTTTTTTTGCTGCTTGAGGTAATAATCCTTTAGGTTTAATAACTCTATGTGTTCCAAATGGACATCCTTTTTTCATTTTATCCCTCCATTATTTTTTAATATTTAATATTTTTCTTGCTTCATCAGGGGTTGCAACTTCGCGCCCTAATTCTTTTGCTAATCTTACAATTCTCTCTACAAGCTGTGCATTTGATTTAGCTAATTCCCCTTTTCTATAATATATATTATCTTCAAAACCTACTCTTACATGCCCACCCATTAAAATTGCATGCACTGCTAAAGGTAATTCATATCTTCCAATACCAGCTACAGTCCATGTACTACCTTGAGGGATACGATTTACTAAATATACTAAATCATCAATTTCACCAGGTATAGCTCCAGGAACTCCCATAACAAAATCAAAATGTATTGGA is a window encoding:
- a CDS encoding L-erythro-3,5-diaminohexanoate dehydrogenase — translated: MKKGCPFGTHRVIKPKGLLPQAAKKIDNTMEIYSNEILIDVITLNIDSASFTQIKEACDHNTDKMEKMILDIVNERGKMQNPVTGSGGMLIGTVKEIGPDFPDKTLKIGDKIATLVSLSLTPLKIEKIKKINIENDQVDIEGQAILFETGIYAKLPDDIPEKLALAALDVAGAPAQVAKLVKKGDTVCIIGGGGKSGVLCSYQAMKNAGENGKVIVVEYSEENAKRIKDMNLAHEIIVADATKPVEIYEKVLEKTNGKYCDVTINNVNVPNTEMSSILITRDEGTVYFFSMATSFTKAALGAEGVGKDINMIIGNGYTKGHADLTLQILRESKEIRELFEKLYI